In Pseudomonas sp. ADAK2, the genomic window CGACGGTTTCTACAACGTGCTGCACCCGGTGATGATGCCGATGATTCGTCGTCGCGCCGCCGGGCGCATTGTGTGCATCACCTCGGTTTCCGGGTTGATCGGCAATCGCGGGCAGGTCAACTACAGCGCCTCCAAGGCCGGGTTGATCGGCGCCGCGAAAGCGTTGGCGATCGAACTGGGCAAACGCAAGATTACCGTCAACTGTGTCGCACCCGGCCTGATCGACACCGCAATGCTCGACGAAAACGTGCCGGTGGAAGAACTGATGAAAATGATCCCCGCACAACGCATGGGCACCCCTGAAGAGGTGGCCGGCGCCGTGAATTTCCTGATGTCGGCGGAAGCCTCGTACATCACCCGCCAGGTTCTGGCCGTCAATGGAGGCCTGTGCTGATGAAGCGCGTCGTCGTCACCGGCATGGCCGGCATCACCTCACTGGGCAGCGATTGGGACACCATCGCCGGCAACTTCGCGGCCAACCGTAGCGGTATCCGCCGCATGGACGAGTGGGATCGTTTTACCGAACTCAATACGCGCCTGGCCGGCCCTATCGATGACTTCAAGGTCCCGAGCCACTGGACCCGCAAGCAACTGCGCAGCATGGGTCGTGTTTCGCGCCTCGCTGTTGGTGCGGCAGAACAGGCACTGGCCGACGCAGGGCTGTTGGGTGACGAATCGATCAAGGATGGACGCATGGGTGTCGCCTGCGGTTCGTCCACCGGCAGCACCGACGAGATCAAGGCATTCGGCAACATGCTGCTCAACTCGGTGGCCGAAGGCCTGAACGCCAACTCCTACGTGCGGATGATGCCGCACACTACAGCGGCGAACATCAGCATCTTCTTCGGCCTCACCGGCCGGTTGATCCCGACCTCCAGTGCCTGCACCAGCGGCAGCCAGGGCATCGGCTACGCCTACGAGTCGATCAAGTTCGGTCGCCTGCCGCTGATGCTCGCCGGCGGCGCCGAAGAACTGTGCCCGACCGAAGCCATGGTCTTCGACGCGCTCTACGCCACCAGCCTGAAAAACGACGCGCCGCAAACCAGCCCACGTCCGTACGACAAGGGCCGCGATGGCCTGGTGATCGGCGAAGGCGGCGGCATGCTGGTGCTCGAAGAACTCGAACATGCCTTGGCTCGCGGTGCGCACATCCACGCCGAACTCGTCGGCTTCGGCAGCAACGCCGACGGCCAGCACACTACACGCCCAGAGCAGGTGACCATGCGCCGGGCGATGGAACTGGCGCTGGAAGATGCCGGTTTGCAGCCGTCGGACATTGGCTATGTGAACGGTCACGGCACCGCTACAGAACAGGGCGACATTGCCGAAACACTGGCAACCAGCGCGCTGTTCGGCGAGCACATGCCGATCAGTTCGCAGAAGAGCTTCCTCGGTCACACGTTGGGGGCCTGCGGTGCGCTGGAGTCGTGGTTCAGCATCGAAATGATGAACCGCGACCTGTACGTGCACACCTTCAACCTCGACGAGATCGACCCGCACTGCGGCAAGCTCGATTACCTGCGCGGCGAATTCCGGCAGATGAGCAACCAATACGTGATGAACAACAACTTTGCCTTCGGCGGCGTCAACACTTCGCTGATCTTCCGCCGCTGGTCGTAACCGAATTAATCAGGGTCAAGGAGACCTCCATGCACTTCAAGAAACTCGCTACCGCCGCCACCCTGCTGATCTGCGCCCTGCCGGCCATCAGCCAGGCCCGTGACACCGCCGTGTACCTGCCCTTCGACAAAGCCGTCGCCGAAGCCACCCGCACCGGCAAAATCGATGGCAGCGTGAAGTTCTACCTGGCGGGCAACAACCCGGCCGGCACCGTCACCGTCCTCACTGCAGGCTCGGTGACCAACAAGAAAACCAACGCCTTCAACAAGTCCGACACAGTGGCCTGCGAATGGGTCGCGCAATCGGCCATCATCAGCCTGCACCAGGCGGCCAAAAGCGCCGGCGCCAATGCCGTGACCAACATTGTGAGTTTCTATAAGAGCAATGAGCGTAAAGACGCCAAGAACTATGAATGCCACGCCGGGGCGATCATGGCGGGTGTTGCGTTGAAAGGGGATTTGGCGAAGGTTCAGTAAGGCCAGAAACGACAAAGGGCGCCTCTCTGGCGCCCTTTTTTTATCGTTGAATCAAGGTAAGTCGCAGTTATCCACCAAGCAGTCGCCCAATACCTGTATCTGTAGAAAGATCAAATCCATATAGAAATTATTCCAAATCGATATTAAAAACTGTCAAAAGTAACAGGTCAGTTTTTTGATAAAAATAAATATCGTGATAGTTACCTGACCAATATGGAGCATCCTTCAATGTCAACCGATGAACAAGAAGCCGCAGCGTACGAAGAAACCGAATTCGTAGTCGTGTTGTTAGATGCCGGAGTGAAGAAAACCGACGTAATAAAGGCCATTCGAGAAAGTACAGGCCTTGGTTTAAAAGAAGCCAAGGCGATAGTAGATGCTGCACCAGCACAAATTCTGACTGTTAATTCAATGGGAGCAGCAGTGGCT contains:
- the fabG gene encoding 3-oxoacyl-ACP reductase FabG, translated to MTESVLVTGSSRGIGRAIALRLAQAGHDIVLHCRSGLAEAEAVKVEVEALGRNARVLQFDVSDRASCKAILEADVEAHGAYYGVVLNAGLTRDGAFPALSEDDWDVVMRTNLDGFYNVLHPVMMPMIRRRAAGRIVCITSVSGLIGNRGQVNYSASKAGLIGAAKALAIELGKRKITVNCVAPGLIDTAMLDENVPVEELMKMIPAQRMGTPEEVAGAVNFLMSAEASYITRQVLAVNGGLC
- a CDS encoding excinuclease translates to MHFKKLATAATLLICALPAISQARDTAVYLPFDKAVAEATRTGKIDGSVKFYLAGNNPAGTVTVLTAGSVTNKKTNAFNKSDTVACEWVAQSAIISLHQAAKSAGANAVTNIVSFYKSNERKDAKNYECHAGAIMAGVALKGDLAKVQ
- a CDS encoding beta-ketoacyl-ACP synthase; the encoded protein is MKRVVVTGMAGITSLGSDWDTIAGNFAANRSGIRRMDEWDRFTELNTRLAGPIDDFKVPSHWTRKQLRSMGRVSRLAVGAAEQALADAGLLGDESIKDGRMGVACGSSTGSTDEIKAFGNMLLNSVAEGLNANSYVRMMPHTTAANISIFFGLTGRLIPTSSACTSGSQGIGYAYESIKFGRLPLMLAGGAEELCPTEAMVFDALYATSLKNDAPQTSPRPYDKGRDGLVIGEGGGMLVLEELEHALARGAHIHAELVGFGSNADGQHTTRPEQVTMRRAMELALEDAGLQPSDIGYVNGHGTATEQGDIAETLATSALFGEHMPISSQKSFLGHTLGACGALESWFSIEMMNRDLYVHTFNLDEIDPHCGKLDYLRGEFRQMSNQYVMNNNFAFGGVNTSLIFRRWS